The Equus asinus isolate D_3611 breed Donkey chromosome 14, EquAss-T2T_v2, whole genome shotgun sequence genomic sequence aggagaggctgctcccccgTCCCCTCTGGGCCGAGCCCTTACCAAACTTAAGCTCCAGACTCTTCTCCAGCTGGTCAATCTTCTCAGAGAGCTTGCCCAGCATGGAGCGTAAGAAGGCGATCTCCTGGTCCTTCTGGGCCAAGGCCACATGCATCTCGTGGAAGCGGTCGTCCGTCTGCTGCAGAAACTCCTTCAGGCCCTCAAAGCGGCAGGTCTCCAGGTGCGTCTCATACGTGTCCTGGTTGCCAATGAACGTGCACCTGGAAGGACAGGACACAAGCCCTGCCCACCTGCTCACCCACCCACCTGGTGGGACGCTTTACTCCACCTCCCAACCCGAGAGTCTCTCTCAAATCCCACTTCTGTGCCCACTGCACCCAGATAGACCATGGTTCTCTCCACATCTGCCTTCCCACCCATCCACCCTGTTcccacccagcacccagcaggcCACGCTGCAAGGGAAACCCAATCCTTCGCTCCTGCTCAAAGCTCTTCAAGGGCTCCCCACTCCCCTCATCAGCTTCGCCCTGAAGAgccagctcctgcctcctctcccacccccacctctcccctctgctctcacCTCCAGCCATTTGCTCAAGTCCACCCGTGCTGGTCCAGCTGCTGGAAGCCCTTGCCCTGGTCTATGCCCAGCTCATGCCCATGCATGCGTTAGCTCTCAGCTCACGGCTGCCCTGACGCCCCCCAGCTCCCCGACAGCTCCGTCCCCTTTGTGTTCCCATGGGGCTCAGGTCTCTCCTTCGCAGAACCTGTACCTCAGTTTGTAATTACATAGTCGACGGTGTGGCTCCCGCTAAGGTCCGTCTCCCTGGGGACCCTGGCTGTCTCCCCAGCGCCCAGCACACAGGTGGATCTCAACAAAGGTTTGCTGAAGGAGGGACTGTGAATGCCAGCCCAGGCCTGCCCGCCCACCCACCCTTCTGCTCGCCCACCTccaccctggggcagccccactcGCCCACCCCCGCCCACTCACCCGTACTTGGAGTGGGGACACTTGATGTGCTCGCACTCCTTGAGGTGGGCTTCCAGGTTCATCTTGAGGAGGGGTGGGCAGCTGGGGTTGTTGGGGCACCGCACAGGCCTGTAGTCACAGCTGCCCTCATGCTCCCTGTGGGAGGCAGGACACGGCAGGCAGTTGAGTCCCCAGAGGCACTGGGTCTCAGCACCCGTGGGGGATGGGGAGCCATGGGCTGAGGGTGGCACTTACTTCCGGGCACTGAGCTTGATGGTGAAGGGGCAACCTCGGGGGTCCACCTCGAAGACGGTGGGCTTCCCGCCCCCTGCCACCCGACAGCCATGCCTGCAGTGGATGAAGAGCTCCCCGATCTGCTCAGCCACCGCGATGTTGTTCACCACCACGGTCAGCTTGGCGTTGTCCACAGGACACTTCTCTGGAGGGGAAGGCATGCTGACCCCACAGCCCGCCTGGCCACCCTCCCAACAGCTCTGCCCAGGGCACTGTGGCCAGGCTGTACCGGGGAAGATTGTTCCCTGGTGAGCGGCAGGTGGGAAACTGAGTCCTGGTGCAGCTGGGAGGGCTAAGCCTCTGTCGGGGGCCTGATTCACCTGTCTACCTGCCCCTCTGAGGTGCCCAGAACAGGAAGGGGTGCATGGCTGGGCCACCAAAAATGACCACTGGGTGAGAAAGTGGTAACAGAAGTCTGGAGCAGGGCCAAGAGGGGACAAGCCGTGGAGAGGAGCTAGCCCCGACACCTCTGCTGGGCCAGCCACTAAGGCCCAAGACTGTGAGGCGGGCAGCCTTGACAGGGAAGGTGGCCTCCGCTAGAGTGCAGGTGTTGAGCCCAGGTGGCCTGAGCTGCGGGTCTTATTGCACCGTCTGTCAAGGTCCTGAGGCTGGCCCAAGAGCCCATTCAGGGGCTGCAGCTGCCCGCAGCAGAGACCCCGGGGCAAGACTAAGGAGAAGCCGCCATGCAGCCAGGGGCATAATTGGTGCTGGGCCTGGACCGGGACCTCCCCACAGGGACCCGCCCCCCAACAAGCTGAGGAACAAGGTGGCCTGGGAGGGCCCTACCTGACTTCAAGGCGCATCTTCGACAGAACGTGTGCTGTGGAGACAACAGGAGGACTTGGGGCACAGCCACAGTCGCCCCTGCCCCATGCCCACTGCGGAGGGCACCTGCTGGGCAGCCAGACCAGGCTTGTGACCAAGGCCAAGGCTCCACGTGAAAGGGGCTGCCAGCCCATTTGGCCTCTCAATGGTGCACAGGTCAGGGAGGGGCAGGCAAGGAGGGGAGGGCGGCCTCACCCCGCACGTGGTGATCACAGGGTCCTTGAACACACTGCAGCAGAGCTGGCAGCAGAGCTTCACCGAGGGCTGCTCGGCAAACACCAGTGGCTCCTAGAAGCAGGCAGggcagggtgagggtggggcctAGGGGTGCTCACATGGGTTGGGGGCATGCAGGgcgcccagcccctccccctgcaggtCTGCGCGGCCCTCTTGGGGTGGGCGCACCTCGGGAAGCGCATGTCCCGGGAGGAGCCTGCTGAGGCCCAGGGCTAGGCCTGAGCTTGAGGGGACTAGAGCGGGGAAGACCCCTCCAGCCTATCCTCTACCTGTGATGGAAACGAAAAAGGGACCCACCTTCGTTTCCCTGGGGTAGAGAGTGGGAAGAGCATGCCTCTGGGACCCAGCCTGGCCCCCTGAGTCCCTGACATGGACCAGTGAGGACCAGGGGCCCTGCCCGAGGGGAAGATGCCccccactgccacagcacagtaAGGGTCCCTTGGAGTCGCCTGCGCTGAGCCCACCCCGTGGCCACCATACCTAccggctcctcttcctcctcaggcAGTGAGAATGTGGAGCGCAGGGACATGCTGGACTCGGAGTGCAGGGAGCGGACGGAGATGGCAGAGTCGGAGCGGAGTGGAGTGCTGATGGGGGGCTGCAGCACAGAGACAGGCAGCCTGTCAGCCagcagggcaggcagggctgagCCCCTGTGCACACTGAGGGCAGCGGGGTCCCCCGGGGCCACCCTGTCCTAGCGGGCACTCCTTCAGCCTGCAGgggctgctgtgtgtgtgcagagCCGGTGCAGCACCCAGGGCCCTGCCTTCCCGGCGGTCCCGGCCCTGTTGTTGGGCCGCCCGCTCACGTCTGCCAACTTTCTTTGTGTAAATGGAGAGACTTCCTGCTATTCAATTCTACGAGGACACGCTCAGCCTGCTTCCGGCTTCCCGTGAGGGAATGTGGGCCACAGAGGGGCACCTCCACCAGCCAATCCTGGGGCGGCTGCAGCCCCCGGGGTGCCGGGAATGGAGGGCTGACCAGGAGAGGCTGCAGGGCTCCAGGTGCCTGCTGGGCTCGGCCGCCTGCCTGGCCTCCCTGGCTGGGGACACTAGACCAGAGCAGTGAGGCTCCCAGGGAAGGTGGGGACACCCCCACTGAACCTTGGCTAAGCTTCTGACAGCAGGACAGAGAGCTAGGTGTGCCTGCCTCTGCTGAGCCACCAAAGACAAGCATTTGGGGGGAGTCCTGTGGTGGGGGGCActgtcccttccttccctctgggcCGAGAACCCACCAGAAGAGATCCTACAAGAGCCACTGCCccccccttcccttcccacccaGAAGCCCCATTCAAGAGCCGCAAACCTCCTGCTTCCACATGCAGCCCACTGGCCCCTGCTGGTCCCATCTGCCCTGGGGTCCAGCTGCCTCTGCCTGAGCCTCTGTGGGATGTGGGGGCCGTCAGAACAATCCTtccccagcagcccagggtttgggtcccactggggacagagggaggctggggtgggcagTGCCAGCTCTGCACAGAGGCCCAGCAGTTCCAGGGCCTGGCTTCCCCAAGCGGGGGTGGCAAagatccctgtgtccctggcatgCCCACAGACAGGCACCTCCCTTACCAGGGCAGTGCCCACCTCCCTTCACAACATCCCAAGTGACGCGTTTGCATGGAAACGCCATGTGCGGAACGAGAGAGGAAAGTCAGAGGAAGTGAGTCAAATCATCCCCACAGGCAGTGATGGAAACCAGAGGGCGAAAGCAGGGCTAGCCAGGGCAccctgcccacctgcctgccCACCCCTCGTGGGGCTCCTACCCTCCTCAGCCAGGGGGCTGATGACGCCAGGCAAGGGTGTGGGACGAGGTAGCAACCCTAAGCTGTAGGGGCTGTAGGAAGGGTCAGCTCCCCGGGGGCAGATGGAGTGGGTGGCCTGGGGGGTCTAACACCCAACTGAGAAGGTGCCCAGGGGCCACAGCCTTGGGGCCCTCATACCACATTTCCACCTCCTTAAAGCCACCAAGACCTGGGGATTACAGAAACCACAGGCACGGGGGATTCACTTCTGTTCCCAGCCACACTCCCGTGGGCGGGTCAGAGGTAGTGGAGTGAGATAGGCAGAGCCCAAGGGCATGGGGCACAAGACCCACGCCAGTGCTCAGGGGGGGCCCAGTGCACAGCTGTTCAAATAattaagaaaacttttttcttcctattaaaTAGGAAACAAGGCCTGGCTGCCCTGCTTGAGGAGAAGCCTctggggctgggaggctgggaggcaggagaagcGGTGGAGTCTGTCGGGAGCTGTTACCACAGCGAGCAAGCAGAGCCGGGAGCCAAGGTAAGGCAGAAAGCAAGGCACAGGAGAGGTCAGTGGTGGGAGGGCCCAGCTGTGCCTGTGCCCCACCCCTCGGCCAGGGCTGGTCCTCGCTTCCCCTGACAGAGCCCGGCCACGAGCGCCAATGGCCAGATGGGCAGGGAATGGCCACTAGGACCCTGGCCACATGGCCTGGGCACTGACGGCCAGCCCCAAATCCCTTTCTCACTCTGCAGGGCCAACGGCAGGGAATTCTCCAGCTCCCCTACAGTCAGCATAGGCCTCACAGGCTCCCTCTGCTGACCCCCAGAGTGGGTCCGGCCACCTTTGCCCACCTGAGGGGGGCCCATCTCCCTCGTCAGGACCCCCTTGCTCAGGCCTCCTGCCTCTAACCAGCAACCCACCCACTCATCCTCTACTCAGCAGGAGCTTTAAAAATGGggatctgggggccggcccagtggcatagtagttaagttcacacgctcaactttggcggcccagggtttgtgggtttggaacccaggcgtggacctagcaccactctttaagccaggctgtggcgacatcccacataaaatagaggaagactaacacagatgttagctcagtgacaatcttccttgagcCAAAAGGggggattagcaacagatgttaactcagggccaatcttcctcaaaaaaaaacccaagaaaaaaaaaCGGGGACCTGATCTTGTTATTCTTCTGACTGAACCTTCTCTGGCTCCCATCCCCCTCAAGGGGGGTCCCGGCCTGCAGGCACCACACCCTCTGGCCCAGCCACCCTCACTGGCCGCCTCTCCCCTACAATCCAGCCATAGGTGCTCAGGCCTCAGGGCGTCCACACATGCTGGCCCCCTGCCTCAGCAGCTCATTGTACCCTGCAGACCTTAGTTCACGGTGCTTCTCAAGGTGGGGCTTCCACCTTCAGCTCCTCCTAGGACCtggccccagggagggagggcatGGCGGGAGGCTGCAGCTCATGCCGGCTCCTCTGGCGTGGGGACGGGTGAGCGTGGCACAACCTACCATGCTGTCCTCCTCGTCCCGCGGGGAGTAGGCAAgggtgctggaggaggagggagtcCTGCGGTGTTGTTTATACGTGCTGGTCCCATCGGCTGCCAAGAAAAGAGGGCCAGGATGCCGTGAGCCATGCGGCAAGCCTGACCCACTTGGTGGGTGGCGGGCTCCTTTGGCAGATGGGCCAGGCAGGGGCGGAGGCTGGGCTGGACATCAGACTATTCCACACCGGGAagtctccctgcccccactcacTCCCCTGCCTCCTTCTGGATTTGAGGGCCATTCAGCCAGTGCAGGGTTCGGCAGGTGGGAACCCCTCTCCCTACCACAGGTgcccaggcagggccagggcaAGAGCGTGAATCGGCCTCACGCCCCAGTAAGAGCCCCAGCCTGCCCAGTGGGCATCCCCAGCTGCCCGTCTCCAGGGCCAAGCCAGCCGGGAGGGCACAGGGATGGGTTGGGGGCTCAGGCCGCCTCCTCAGGCCTAACCAGTGCTGGGAGATGGGCCTGCCCTCAACGGTCCCAGCACTGGCCCAGAagcccccaggccccagcctgccGCCCCCAGGCAGgctgagggtggggtggaggggttgTCTCAGCTTCTACAAGGTCCTGGCCCCCAGCCTGACCTGGggctgctctgtgcccagccGAGGTGCGAGGCCAACACTAGAGTGGTTACACGTAAGGTCGCCTGGTAGGAGCTGGGTGACTGCCTTGCTTGACCCTCAAGGCAACCCAGCCAGGTGGGTCCCCTGAAAGCCTAAGTCTActgagagggaaactgaggcatagagaggtccGAGGCCCCCCGGCTAATACATTGTGGGGCCAGGACAGCTGCTTGGTGGTCTCATCTCCCACCTCTTCCCCTGGTGTGGCCAGACCAGGAACCCACCACAggccttctctgcctcctccagggaaggcgtGGGTCAGGGGTCTGCATAGGAGTCAGAAAGCCTCCCTCATGGGCCCTGCAGGCAGCAGCCAGAAGCCCTGGAGTGGCCCTGACCTCAGGCCCCAGCCAGCCCCAGATGTCATAAAAACCAGCTCCAGAGGCCTGGGTTCAGGATCCAGGCTTCGACTGGCTGCCCTGCgattgggcctcagtttctccatctgtaatgAAAGGACCAGGTGAGGCAACTGTTCATGCCTGGTCACCAGCTCTGAGCCATCTCTGACACCAAGGGGGTTGATGAATGGGACAAGGGCGACAGGTCCCTGTCCTTCTCTGACCCGGAAGCCTTTGACCGCCATGACATCCTATGCAGCTTCTAAAGGTAGGCAAGGAATTAATAACAATTACTTAGGTGGTGGGATTGGGGGGatgtttatcttctttttcctcagaaaAGAACATCTAAGAAGAAAACAAGGCTCTTTCAGAGCCCTTGGGGGTTCACCCAGCAGCAAACAGGAGCTGACGTGAGCAGGTGTGCGCGGAGGCCCTGTGGCCCTTCCACCAAGTGTATCCAGAGGAAACCAcggaaaagcaattaaaaaactCATTAGCGGCTGGTGTACTCCTACAACGGGCCGAATGCCAAAACGGCAAAAGATCCACCTCCATCCCCGGAACGCACAGCCCTGACGGGGGGCCACACGCCCTGGCAACTTTGGGAAGGAAAGCTGTGCCCTCGTGTGCCAGTTCCTCACGAGCTCCTGGAACACAAAGCGCTGGGGCCACGGCTGTGGGACCAGACTCAAGAAAGGACCCCGTGAGTATTTCTTATCACCTCCCCGTGCCCAGCTGGTCCCCAATCCAGACCTTTTGGAGGCTGCTAAGAGCCTGGGGCAGGGACGAACTGGGGGTCATTGTGACAAGGGACAGGTGTGCGGGGGGGTGCTGAGGAAGTCaaggcagccctccctggagaggTGACAGACAaggcaccaggaggaaggggcagggggaTGCCAGGGTGGGGAGAAGGACACGGCAGCAGAAGGGGAGCGGCAGGGAGCGGGACGGTGGCTCCTGCCCAGCCAGGGCCTCAGACCGAGCTGCTCACTGTCCGACCACAGTGCCCCGCCGCACTGGGAGTGCCAGCAGGCCCCGGTGGGAGTGAGGGGGCCCAGATATGGCCCCGCCAGGCTGGCCTGGGCTCACAGGCTCACCTTTCGTGATGGTGGTGACAGCCGAAAAGGCAGGCCCAAAGGTCGTTTCCATTCTGGTCTGAAGAGAGAACAGATGAGACTTGGCCTCGATCCCCGGAGAAGACGTGGGCACACACTGACACTTTCGCACTGACTCGCCCATGTGCATGTGTATACACGGACACAACAGCACACATGGCATGGCCTGCCCATGGTCCTCCAGGTGTGGAGGGGCAGACTGTTCTGGGAGTGTGTGCAGGGGACAGAGCCCTACCAGTGGTGTCCCTTACCCCGGTGGCGGCGTcgggggcagggaggctgggcccCCCGGAGAAGCGGCTGCCACGGGCACTCTTGCCCGAGCTCATGCTCTAGAGAAGCATCTAGGGTCCTCGGGCGGCGTCCCCTGTTGGTAGAGTGCAAATGATGGGCTTTAGAGATGGTGGCCAGGCCATCCACTGCGCAGGCTCCACCACAGGGTGTGCCTCGGCCTCTCTCCACCACCAGCACCAACTAAGGCGGGGCCATGCGGGCAaagtcccttccctccctccagccccaggtgACAGAGgcctgaggaggagaggaggccctGGTGCAAGCGGGCAGCTGGCACAAAATCTGACCTTCCTTCAAGCCTTGGCCCTTAGCAAGAGCCCACCAGCTCCACCCTAGAGACGGAGggccccccacccctgctctgTCTGCTCAGCTGGGTCACAAGGCTGAATGTCCCTAAGGCCAAGGCTGGGCACACACAGGAGGGTCACATGCCTGCTTCCTGCCAGGGCAGATGCGGTCAGGCCCTGGACAGCCCCAGTCTGCAGGAAGGTGGGGATGCTGGCCACACCCAAGAGAACCTATCAGTGATGTACCTGGAGCCCAACCCCTCACAAGTCTCATCACACAGAGGAAGTCCctttggggcaggggaggggagagacaaacTCCAAAGGTTGATCTTGTGCAGGTCACCTACCACAGGAACAAAGGATGCCCCTTCACCCCCCAACTGTGTGACTCAGGTCTCATGGGCTGGGGTACCAGGGAGAGGGCATGGTGGGGATCATCCCAGGCCTCCAATGACTCCCACCCCTACAGAAGAGAGGGGCTGGGTTGGGCTCTGGGAGTGCTGGGTGCCTGGGTGCAGCTGCAGGCGAGGGAAGAGATTAGGGAAAACGGGAGACACAGTGGCAGCTcacgctgcagacggcccagggAGAGCCACTCCACTGCCGAGACAGTGTCCAAACTCTGGTGGCTCTATCAGCAAGCACCCCCGGCAAGGGGTCTTCCCACCGTCACAACCCACAGTGGTCTGCAGCCAGGAGCCCCGACTCCCATTGCAGCAGAGTCGGCCGCATTTAAATCCATGAGGCCCCAGCTTGAAGCCGGGCTCCCCAGGGGCAGGAAGGCCACACCTCCAAGACCACCACCACCAGGCCCACTTGGCCTCAGGAGACCCCAGCAGCATCCCCTGGACACCACACCATGGGCTCATCACTTGCCGCCCAGCCCAGCCATCTGAGCTGGTGGCGGGAGCTCCTTGGGGTAGCCAGCTCGTCTTGCTCCTGGGGGCAGCACGGCAGACCTCCGGCACGGAGGCCCCGGAGGACTGCGACAGGCTCCAGGTGGAAAGGGCTGCAGAGCCCCCACACTATAGGAGAAGGCAGCATCTTGCCCCACTGGACGTGAGAACAGCACAGAGGGCAACTGCACAGTCCAGCTGGTTCCAGCACCTTCTCTATCAAGCCCTCCTGACCTGGCCCATCTGGTGACAgccaccccctacacacacacaccatggccACATGGTGAGACCTAGGGTCCACTGAGTGGTCCCGTAAGCTGGCCTGCAGGTCTGCAGGGAGGGAGCTGGCTCTTGAGCCTTGTGTCCCCGCACTGTGCTGGTGAGCTGTCCACAGCTCCGGCTGTCTCCTcgtccctctctccctgccccttcaAATGTCACCTGCAATGCCACCCTCCCAGCCTTCAAGACTCAGGCCTCCCTGGGGCAGCTCTCAGTGCCTGCAGCTGGCACTGACACGAGGCACCCCCCACCCGTGCTCTGAGTGCCCTGTGGGTCCGGCTGGATAGGGGGTTCCAAGAGCTTAGCCCAAACCTCCCCCTCCTGCCCACTACTCCCCCTGCGGTGACTCGAGGGGCTTGGCCGCGGGCCCTAGAGCAGGCTCTCCAGTGGTTTGTCCTCTGGGAGAGGGCTGGGATCCTGAGAATGGGCAGCACCAGGCCCTTAGGCAGAAGGGTGAGTGTGGCATGTCTGGAAGCCCCACCTCTAGCTCTAGCAACACGACTGCTCTCTGTGCTAAGCAGGAAGTCTCGGGGGCCACGCTGCTTGGGTAAGGACACCTCGGCCTGGGTGACGCCCAGACAGCAGAATGTAGGAACTCCAGGAGTCGCCTCGTCAGCATGAAAAGCTCCACCCTTTCGGGAAACCCAAGGTTGGCTCCTGCCTCAGCACTGGGGGCGCAGGGAGGGGGGGGGGTGACTGGGAGGCGGCTGGCGGACACTGACCTGGATTTCACAGTCCATCTGCTTCCTCCACTGCGAGCTCCCAGGGCCCAGAGGCCAGCTGCTGGCTCCAGCGAGCAGCACCCGGGACCCCAGCAGGCACTTCCCCCCAGGACCAAGACCgtggccagccagccagccccaaGAGCCTGGCGCTGCAGTCTGGGAGTGCAGGCGTCCGGCTGTCCCTCGCGCTGAGGTGAAGTAAACAGAAAGGCATGCAGACTCGCCGGGCAACATGCAAATCGCCCGGAAAGTCCCGGATGGCCAATCGCAGCCAGGCCCGCAGCGATCCACGGACCACAAGAGCCGATCCACGAACCACAAGAGCCGTGAGAGCCGTACAAGACTGGCTGAgcgagagaaggagggagggaaccGTTTCCCGGTTCACACGGGTTTGCTGGCTTGTAGCCCCAGACAGGGATCCGGGGAGGGCTGGACCCGGGCTGCAAGCCAGCGCCCCCCATCTGTATACCCCACCCGGAACACAGCGACCGCACGACCGCATCCTAAGCATCTCGGAATTGAGCAAGATGCCCTCAGCCCGCCCTCAGCCCGGTCCCCCAGGGGCTGCATTTTGCAATAACAGTCTTCCCCAGTAGCCTCGGGCCAAAATCCCGGAAACACAACAGCGCAGCTCAGTACCCCCACTGGCTTGGGGACAGAGAGGCTGGGCCCAGCTGTCCTGGGGTGTGCCCTTGCCCCCCAGCGGGTaggcctcttccccacccccccaagTCAGCCTGAGGCTGTCAGGCAGAGGGGAAGTTTCCAACTAGAGCAAGAATCTCTGTCTGGGAAAAGCCCTAGGCTGTGGGCTagggagccctgggctgggggagggagagaaagggcttTCCCCTCAGATCCTCAGGGCCCCCACCCTGCCTGTTCCCCTGCAGAGCCCAGGGGAGAGACCCAGGACTCTATCCCTTATAgagaaaagacaaacaccaggtCCTAATGAAACTGGGGCTGTGTGCCTTGGTGAGAGAGGGGGACCCAAGGGTGCTCAGGGTCAGTGCAGGAGCAGCCCCCTGCAGCCCTCGTTTGCCTTGCGTGAGCCTGGGGTCAAGACCCAGTGGTCTTTGTCCACCCACATCCACAGGGCTCCCAGGCCCCAGGGTTTGCTGACTGCCTAGTGAGGACCCAGAGCTCCCCTATCAGGCCCCAGCTTGTActttcccaccccagcccctggtcaGGAAAGTCCCCAGGCCTGTATGGGAGGGCAGGCCAGCTCCATCAGGAACCTCTCCCCAGCCCGCCCCCTGGAGGGAGCCCAAAGGGATCTGCTGGGGCCTCACCCTCGGGAATGTGAGACACAGCCCCCCTTTCCCTTGGGAAGCACCAGAGCGGGTGTGGGTCAGGCATGGCCAGGGGCCACGCCCACTTGGGCCCTGTGGCTGGCAGCCAGTGGAGTGGGCTGCATGGGCTGGCCATGCTGGAGTTGGGGACAGAGGGGTGGCTAGACACAGGTCCCGCTAGGGCCAAGCGCCCCCTCAAGGCAGCTCCTCCAGCTGCCCCAGGGAGTGGGCATGGTGGGGTCCCCTGAACAGCACATGCTGAGCCAGTGAGGGTGAGGGCACATCCTGGAATCCCCATCAGGCAACACGTTTGGCAGGCACAGCCCCAGGGAGGAGCATGGGTGGCTCCAGACACTCAGCCCGCCTGCCTCAGAGCTGTGAGTGGCTGACCGGCTGGACTGTGGCCAGAGCTCCAAGCAGCCCCCAGCAACACCTGCAGACTGCCCAGCCCCTAGTCAGCCCCTGCCCCAAGGCTCCTGGCCCAAGCCCAGATTGGGCTGCCAAATTCTATAGAAAAAGGCCTGGTTgccatagcaaaaccagacacacTTCCCCCAGCTATGCCCTGGCGTCCCCTTAGCACATCTTTTCCATCCCAAACAAGCAGGGTGTGACGTCGGGGATGCCCTCAGCACCTAAGCAAGCCTTGGTCTGAGGCTGGCCTGCCTTCCTTCCGAGCACCCAGCCGGGGCCTCTGCCCTTACCTCACTGTCCTTCTCTCTGCACCCACAGCCCCGCCTCCACGGAGGCCTCATGGCTGTCTGAGTGGGTGCCTgctgtgccctcccctccccagggctctgcTCCCTCGCATCCCCCACCCAGCCTCCTGGCCTTTCCTGTCCAGGTCCAGCCTCTCCAGCATCCACAGCCCCCTCTGCTACAGGGAGGGGGGTCTCTCTGCTCACTGGCCCAGCTTTAAACCCTTACTTGGCAGTGAGAATGCCTTCACTTCCCCACCTGCCCCTTGGGGCCAACCTCATCTCCCCATCCTTATCTGACGGCCTTGTATGGGGTGGAGgcctggcccagcctggtggATGtccagagggcttcctggaggaaggggctggtCAGATCCAGAGCAAGGAGAGTATGTTCTGGGGAGAGAGTATTCTGGGAAAAGGTGGCATTTATCCTCCTATCTCAGTGCCCAGCTGTAGGGGCCACTTTTTCCTGCTCATACCCTCTCCAACTCAGTGCAGAGCCCAGCCCCAGCTGCAGGGGCAGAGCTCAGAAGCATGTCCTTAGCTGTCTTAAATTAGTTTATCTAAACTCATGGAAACAAGATCTGGGCCTTCACCCAAGAGCCTAGTGGCAGCAACGCCGCAGGCTCAGTC encodes the following:
- the TRAF7 gene encoding E3 ubiquitin-protein ligase TRAF7 isoform X2, with protein sequence MSSGKSARGSRFSGGPSLPAPDAATGTRMETTFGPAFSAVTTITKADGTSTYKQHRRTPSSSSTLAYSPRDEEDSMPPISTPLRSDSAISVRSLHSESSMSLRSTFSLPEEEEEPEPLVFAEQPSVKLCCQLCCSVFKDPVITTCGHTFCRRCALKSEKCPVDNAKLTVVVNNIAVAEQIGELFIHCRHGCRVAGGGKPTVFEVDPRGCPFTIKLSARKEHEGSCDYRPVRCPNNPSCPPLLKMNLEAHLKECEHIKCPHSKCTFIGNQDTYETHLETCRFEGLKEFLQQTDDRFHEMHVALAQKDQEIAFLRSMLGKLSEKIDQLEKSLELKFDVLDENQSKLSEDLMEFRRDASMLNDELSHINARLNTGILGSYDPQQIFKCKGTFVGHQGPVWCLCVYSMGDLLFSGSSDKTIKVWDTCTTYKCQKTLEGHDGIVLALCIQGCKLYSGSADCTIIVWDIQNLQKVNTIRAHDNPVCTLVSSHNMLFSGSLKAIKVWDIVGTELKLKKELTGLNHWVRALVAAQSYLYSGSYQTIKIWDIRTLDCIHVLQTSGGSVYSIAVTNHHIVCGTYENLIHVWDIESKEQVRTLTGHVGTVYALAVISTPDQTKVFSASYDRSLRVWSMDNMICTQTLLRHQGSVTALAVSRGRLFSGAVDSTVKVWTC
- the TRAF7 gene encoding E3 ubiquitin-protein ligase TRAF7 isoform X1; this translates as MSSGKSARGSRFSGGPSLPAPDAATGTRMETTFGPAFSAVTTITKADGTSTYKQHRRTPSSSSTLAYSPRDEEDSMPPISTPLRSDSAISVRSLHSESSMSLRSTFSLPEEEEEPEPLVFAEQPSVKLCCQLCCSVFKDPVITTCGHTFCRRCALKSEKCPVDNAKLTVVVNNIAVAEQIGELFIHCRHGCRVAGGGKPTVFEVDPRGCPFTIKLSARKEHEGSCDYRPVRCPNNPSCPPLLKMNLEAHLKECEHIKCPHSKYGCTFIGNQDTYETHLETCRFEGLKEFLQQTDDRFHEMHVALAQKDQEIAFLRSMLGKLSEKIDQLEKSLELKFDVLDENQSKLSEDLMEFRRDASMLNDELSHINARLNTGILGSYDPQQIFKCKGTFVGHQGPVWCLCVYSMGDLLFSGSSDKTIKVWDTCTTYKCQKTLEGHDGIVLALCIQGCKLYSGSADCTIIVWDIQNLQKVNTIRAHDNPVCTLVSSHNMLFSGSLKAIKVWDIVGTELKLKKELTGLNHWVRALVAAQSYLYSGSYQTIKIWDIRTLDCIHVLQTSGGSVYSIAVTNHHIVCGTYENLIHVWDIESKEQVRTLTGHVGTVYALAVISTPDQTKVFSASYDRSLRVWSMDNMICTQTLLRHQGSVTALAVSRGRLFSGAVDSTVKVWTC